The DNA window CCGGTAGGTCTTGGCTGGTGTTGGCGAAAAAGGAGGTGTAGCTACTTCACGGTGCAGTAATGTGGCCGAATCTGGTGCACGGGGAGTCGAGTTCCGAGAGTCATGCTGTCCAGATAGATTAGATTCTCCGGTCAGGGGTTGGTCCATAGGCGCTTTCCCACTGCTCCGAGGAGTTGCTTTGCCGGTGGTCATTTTGCGTGTTAGGCCGCTGATGGGCGCAggaacaacaacaatatcGGCAATCTGTCGTGCGTCCAACGAACTATCAAGGGACCCCCGGGGCTCATGTCGAGTGCGGCTCTCAGTTCTTCGCTGTAAGATTGTCTTGTCATGACGCACGGCTTTGGCACGATTCAAGCTGCCAGAAGAATTCAAGGCCGGCTCTATGGGCTCGCTCGGATTGCTCGCAGTTGCTGTATCGATCGTCAGATTGGGAGATCGCCCTCCTACTTGTTGAATGGATTGTGGTGACTGCAGTGATTGTGACGGCTCCCCATTCCTCGCAGGCGCAGTAGGCTGTAGGTGTCCCGGAGTTGCTGGAGGCTGAGGTCGAGTAGTGGGTGGCGTGTCGCTATCTAGCCAGTCGGCTGGCGTTGGAGGCACGGGCCCCAGAGATGACACGCCGGACGGCGGTGGTCTGCGAGTTGGCGGAGAAATAATGGGTACATTGTTTCTGTCCATGCTTTGTACGCTTTGCGATCTGCTCGACGAAGGCGGTGGTccaggcggaggcggaggaagGGGCATACCAGGCTCCCATCTTGTCTGAGAAGAAGACCGTGAGCGTTCAGACGTCGGCGTATCGAGGGCGCCTGTGGAGGCAGCCCTTCGAGCCGCCGGGGGGAAACGTATCAGGGTTCATGGCGGTTGCTGATATAACTCGTTCATGTTCTGGTGAATGGAACACGGAGGGCCCACCGGTCCGTCTAGAAGCAGATACAGGATGAGCTGGCTCTGGAGATTGCGATGGTCCAGGGTCTCTTCGTCGTCCCAAGGATGCCAGCGCAAGAAGACGCTCTCGAGAGCTTCCCCTACCGCTCAAACCCGGTGGCGGAGGGAATGGGCGCGTAGCAGCAACTGGTGGCTCAGGAGAGGGTCGCTGGCCCAGCAGGGTAGAAAACCTTGAAGGGGGAGCGCTAGCTATTTGCGCTGGTGAGTAGTCGAACGCCATGGTGAGAGgtcgaggctgctgctgtatgTTCCTCCTTGGAGGGCTATAAGGCGGAGGTGGGGGGGGGGCTGCTAGAGAAGCTGTCATTTCAAATCTGGTCAGCATATAATCATCTCCTATTTGCAGTTGGCTCATCGAAGACCTATAATGATCCAAAGAAGAGATTTAAGAAAGTTTTAAGAAGAGTCTataaaaagaacagaaagaagaaagagatccCCACCCTGAGCATCGCTTCCCACAAACGTCAGAGGCCGTTCTGTCGTCGGCATGGCCGCTGGCGATGCCACCCATTCTTGTGGGTTGTACGGCATGATGGCGCTGGCTGGCGTGTGCATGGACTGGACATGAGATGAGGCCATGGACACAgccgagatgggcgagacGAGCTGGTTGCCGTAGCCCGCTAAGGACGTCGTCGAGAGCGGATGAAGAGCATGGCGAAGACGCGTAGAATCACGGGGAGAGGTGGAAGACATATTGGCTCGAGCTTCCGGGACCCAGCCGCCCGTGTTCGCCAACGTCGGTGGCGGCCCTGGAGCTAGGGGCTTGCAGAGAATGTCTGAGACAGCCGAGGGGTGCAACC is part of the Trichoderma atroviride chromosome 1, complete sequence genome and encodes:
- a CDS encoding uncharacterized protein (EggNog:ENOG41): MSSTSPRDSTRLRHALHPLSTTSLAGYGNQLVSPISAVSMASSHVQSMHTPASAIMPYNPQEWVASPAAMPTTERPLTFVGSDAQASLAAPPPPPPYSPPRRNIQQQPRPLTMAFDYSPAQIASAPPSRFSTLLGQRPSPEPPVAATRPFPPPPGLSGRGSSRERLLALASLGRRRDPGPSQSPEPAHPVSASRRTGGPSVFHSPEHERVISATAMNPDTFPPGGSKGCLHRRPRYADV